One genomic region from Bacteroidia bacterium encodes:
- a CDS encoding cytochrome c has product MIRFVYLSLGIMLLYGCGSKPENTGGQVASADTAAKTPDQLFVTCTACHGQNGGGNETMFAPGIVNQDPDYLVRQLKNLKGGVRGGHEKDTYGKQMVGIAANLKDSEIEPIVKYIKTLPPTTVQKTVKGNVEAGKAKYTAICAACHGPDAAGNKALFAPRLTGVGDWYLKRQVHNFIEGIRGAHPQDVQGAQMAAMAKTIGDDQAITDVVAYIQTLEKSK; this is encoded by the coding sequence ATGATACGTTTTGTTTACCTGTCTCTGGGTATAATGTTGTTGTATGGATGTGGTTCTAAACCAGAGAATACCGGTGGTCAGGTGGCTTCGGCAGATACTGCCGCTAAAACTCCGGATCAGTTATTCGTTACCTGCACTGCTTGTCATGGTCAAAATGGTGGCGGTAACGAAACGATGTTCGCACCCGGAATTGTAAACCAAGATCCCGACTATTTAGTACGCCAGCTAAAAAATCTGAAAGGGGGTGTTCGCGGCGGCCATGAAAAAGATACTTACGGAAAGCAAATGGTCGGAATCGCCGCCAACTTAAAAGACAGTGAAATAGAACCTATCGTAAAGTATATCAAAACACTCCCGCCTACTACGGTTCAAAAGACTGTGAAAGGAAATGTGGAAGCCGGAAAAGCTAAATATACTGCGATATGTGCCGCTTGCCATGGCCCTGACGCTGCCGGCAATAAAGCTCTATTTGCTCCGAGATTAACCGGCGTAGGGGATTGGTATCTCAAAAGACAAGTGCATAACTTCATAGAAGGCATTCGCGGTGCGCACCCCCAAGACGTACAAGGTGCTCAAATGGCCGCTATGGCCAAAACAATAGGCGACGACCAAGCTATTACAGATGTTGTCGCTTATATCCAGACCTTAGAAAAATCTAAGTAA
- a CDS encoding c-type cytochrome has product MTLCNSCPPGFELTKDNRCLLRNQYQQYRSLVTVGVGGLQTALPQYRDGFTPQQIDLGRYLFFDPLLSKDKTLSCASCHHPDKGFSDAKPQSIGYKGVLLSRSAPTIWNVAFLKSFFWDGRANTLEGQMEGPLFNPQEMANDPENLIKTINEVPDYKRLFADAFPQKDSTNISLSEICTAIAAFEASLVSLNSRYDQYAHGYAEALNSKEIAGFNVFRSFVARCSECHTPPLFTNQQLAVLGVPEPTGKPLDIGAEKVFHEPSLRAAFKVPTLRNIEKTAPYMHSGVFKTLKETVKFYTDGRGHAVPKGENLKIHWHIWEPKLTDEELDRLVDFLKTLTDESFKPAIPQVVPSGINIQAYLTAENGITK; this is encoded by the coding sequence ATAACTTTATGCAATAGCTGCCCGCCGGGCTTTGAACTCACAAAAGATAACCGCTGTTTGCTGCGAAACCAATATCAACAATATCGTTCACTCGTTACTGTAGGTGTTGGCGGATTGCAAACAGCGTTACCACAATACAGAGACGGCTTTACACCACAACAAATTGATTTAGGCCGTTATCTTTTCTTTGACCCCTTACTTTCCAAAGATAAAACATTATCTTGTGCCAGTTGCCACCATCCTGATAAAGGCTTTAGTGATGCAAAACCCCAAAGTATTGGATATAAAGGAGTTTTGCTAAGTAGGTCGGCTCCTACGATCTGGAATGTAGCTTTTTTAAAGTCATTCTTTTGGGACGGGCGCGCCAACACCTTAGAAGGGCAAATGGAAGGCCCTTTGTTTAACCCACAGGAAATGGCTAATGACCCCGAAAATTTAATCAAAACAATCAATGAAGTTCCTGATTATAAGCGATTATTCGCTGATGCTTTCCCCCAAAAAGACTCAACAAATATCTCCTTATCAGAAATTTGCACCGCAATCGCTGCCTTTGAGGCCTCCCTCGTATCCTTAAACAGCCGTTATGACCAATATGCTCATGGTTATGCAGAAGCATTAAACTCCAAAGAAATAGCCGGATTCAATGTATTTCGTTCATTTGTAGCACGTTGCTCTGAGTGTCATACACCGCCGTTATTTACCAACCAGCAATTAGCGGTATTGGGAGTCCCTGAACCAACCGGAAAACCACTTGATATTGGAGCCGAAAAAGTATTTCACGAACCCTCCTTGCGTGCTGCCTTTAAAGTTCCTACCTTGCGGAATATTGAAAAAACAGCACCCTATATGCACTCCGGAGTCTTTAAAACCCTCAAAGAAACCGTAAAGTTCTACACAGACGGACGAGGCCACGCTGTTCCCAAAGGAGAAAACCTCAAAATCCATTGGCATATATGGGAACCAAAACTAACTGATGAGGAATTAGACCGCTTAGTAGATTTTCTCAAAACACTTACTGATGAAAGCTTTAAACCTGCTATTCCCCAAGTAGTCCCCTCCGGTATCAATATCCAAGCGTATCTAACCGCCGAAAATGGAATAACAAAATGA
- a CDS encoding right-handed parallel beta-helix repeat-containing protein, whose translation MNTSKSLKYIGLLFVGVLIYIAGTFTSRLFFNSQPPPPPVPKFFQGTSGRKTTISEKITGKTFDVKSGQSIMDAVRKANSGDLIRIYPGTYYETVYIDKDNITIQGVIIDNQWPTLDGQEKLNDAFLYSGSNITIENFKIQNYKGNGIMGQSGNNFVLRNNWVINTGVYGIFPEYGKNGLIERNILTNIEDAAIYVGMCDNIDVRFNEVYASVAGIEIENSRHALVEYNNVYDNTGGILAFITPGLPIKTCYDIIIRNNYIVNNNHKNFGAPGSIVSFLPVGTGIIIMAADDVIVENNFISGNDNIGIAIVDHKFIADIAVDPESEPNPDRIVILDNFMFNNGNNPVKEVKAAMATKFSAKGPDILAYGGGTGSCIRDINRYRTYGLDKFARCELNSTDEVLSYMLDKPVEPLQITQETRGKLTYYGVCSGCHAYNVRMIGPPVQAIQAIYKDNPQGIADYIAKPIKKRTDHPEMPKQDYLPPETRLEVAKFMLTITK comes from the coding sequence ATGAATACAAGTAAGTCATTAAAATACATAGGTTTGCTATTTGTAGGGGTTCTTATCTACATTGCCGGAACTTTCACCTCGCGGTTATTTTTTAATAGCCAACCGCCGCCGCCACCTGTTCCCAAATTTTTTCAAGGTACAAGCGGACGCAAGACTACTATCTCTGAAAAAATAACCGGAAAAACCTTTGATGTTAAAAGCGGGCAATCAATTATGGATGCCGTTAGAAAGGCAAATTCCGGAGACCTTATCCGTATTTACCCCGGTACTTACTACGAAACAGTTTATATTGATAAAGATAACATAACCATTCAAGGAGTTATTATAGACAATCAATGGCCAACTCTCGATGGACAAGAAAAACTAAATGATGCTTTCCTATATTCTGGTAGCAACATAACCATTGAAAATTTTAAAATTCAAAACTATAAGGGAAATGGAATTATGGGGCAAAGCGGCAACAATTTTGTTCTTCGAAACAACTGGGTTATCAACACCGGTGTATATGGGATTTTCCCTGAATACGGCAAAAATGGGTTAATAGAACGAAATATTCTCACTAACATCGAAGATGCCGCCATTTATGTAGGAATGTGCGATAATATTGATGTTCGTTTTAACGAAGTCTATGCCAGCGTAGCCGGCATAGAAATAGAAAATTCAAGACACGCTTTGGTAGAATACAACAACGTTTATGATAATACCGGCGGTATTTTGGCCTTTATTACACCTGGTTTACCCATCAAAACTTGTTACGATATTATTATTCGGAATAATTATATCGTAAATAATAATCACAAAAACTTCGGTGCTCCCGGCTCCATTGTTTCGTTTCTACCCGTAGGCACTGGCATTATCATAATGGCCGCTGATGATGTAATTGTTGAAAACAACTTCATTTCCGGTAATGACAATATCGGCATTGCTATTGTGGATCATAAGTTTATTGCAGATATAGCCGTTGATCCGGAAAGTGAACCCAATCCAGATAGAATCGTAATTTTAGATAACTTCATGTTTAATAACGGTAATAATCCCGTTAAAGAAGTTAAAGCGGCAATGGCAACCAAATTTTCCGCTAAAGGCCCGGATATTTTAGCTTACGGAGGTGGAACAGGCAGTTGTATCCGCGATATAAATCGTTATCGAACTTATGGGTTGGATAAATTTGCTCGCTGTGAATTAAACTCTACTGACGAAGTACTGTCTTATATGCTTGACAAGCCGGTAGAGCCGCTGCAAATCACCCAAGAAACACGCGGAAAATTGACGTATTATGGAGTTTGCTCCGGCTGCCATGCCTACAACGTACGTATGATAGGCCCTCCGGTGCAGGCAATACAAGCGATTTACAAAGATAACCCACAAGGTATTGCAGATTATATCGCCAAACCAATAAAAAAACGGACAGACCACCCAGAAATGCCTAAACAAGATTACCTGCCGCCAGAAACTCGGTTAGAAGTGGCTAAGTTTATGCTTACTATTACCAAGTAG
- a CDS encoding pyridoxal-phosphate dependent enzyme has protein sequence MKPEQFDTIPRIGWATLATPITELPQIAQQFGATWMGCKRDDLCSGLLGGSKVRKLDFLLADSHFQNASSWASIGAIGSGHLVACAAAAHILQRKFQAHCFFEPTSEEILKNLAFIAEHTEKIHFYRSRMEVLLTRPAVFFRKTVQNCSFIPPGGSSALGIVGMVRAGVELAAQIQAGMIPVPDRIYVAAGTCGTVAGLAVGLAVAGFQIPIKAIATVEKIIVSTWRINFLINQVCKLLLSFGFQEVKKIKNIPIVIDYKQLGKGYAYPTEAANMAVKIFDSAEISLEPVYTGKMAAAILHDLKNGFNGKVLFWNSHRRNLPPTKSDWKNKLPVRLQKLLVLPLK, from the coding sequence GTGAAACCGGAGCAATTTGATACTATTCCGCGTATTGGTTGGGCTACTTTGGCAACGCCTATTACTGAATTACCGCAAATTGCGCAACAATTTGGTGCAACTTGGATGGGCTGTAAGCGAGATGACCTCTGTTCTGGATTACTTGGAGGCTCAAAAGTGCGGAAGTTAGACTTTTTGTTAGCAGATTCCCATTTTCAAAACGCATCTTCATGGGCATCTATTGGGGCAATCGGATCAGGCCATTTGGTAGCCTGCGCTGCCGCTGCTCATATCCTCCAAAGAAAATTTCAAGCCCATTGCTTCTTTGAACCTACCTCTGAGGAAATTTTAAAAAACCTCGCATTCATAGCTGAACACACTGAAAAAATACATTTCTATCGCTCTCGTATGGAAGTCTTACTGACAAGGCCGGCAGTATTTTTTCGCAAAACAGTCCAAAACTGTAGCTTTATTCCGCCGGGGGGTAGCTCTGCATTGGGAATAGTAGGTATGGTTCGAGCAGGCGTAGAATTGGCAGCACAAATCCAAGCAGGGATGATACCTGTACCAGATAGGATTTATGTAGCCGCCGGAACCTGTGGAACTGTAGCCGGATTAGCCGTAGGATTAGCCGTAGCCGGATTCCAAATACCCATAAAAGCAATAGCTACCGTAGAAAAAATAATTGTATCTACATGGAGAATAAACTTCTTGATTAACCAAGTTTGTAAATTATTACTGTCTTTTGGCTTTCAGGAAGTAAAAAAAATAAAAAATATCCCAATTGTGATTGATTATAAACAACTTGGAAAGGGATACGCCTACCCTACCGAAGCAGCAAATATGGCCGTAAAAATCTTTGACTCAGCAGAGATTTCTTTAGAACCGGTTTATACCGGAAAAATGGCCGCGGCAATATTACACGATTTAAAAAATGGCTTTAATGGTAAAGTTTTATTTTGGAACTCCCACAGAAGAAACTTGCCTCCAACAAAGAGCGATTGGAAAAATAAACTCCCAGTAAGACTACAAAAACTATTAGTATTGCCTCTCAAATGA
- a CDS encoding YjbH domain-containing protein, whose translation MSKISRRKFFFIGMAALSAIPIPFILTRIYNYPKINSWDGKILSHRHASILFLAAQEFIPEKSEIVYQNITGNIDSFLSKLPETMVSQVRDAVEAFENMTFLTPSLNSFSQMASPARQEYLERMFGLGGIFRLVAKTIRDLCLFGYYQQDSSWASIRYLGPMVAESRSVSEQYLTLVASSGDIPKSLMTE comes from the coding sequence ATGTCCAAAATATCCAGACGTAAATTCTTTTTTATCGGAATGGCTGCATTATCAGCTATTCCGATTCCTTTTATATTAACGAGAATTTACAATTATCCCAAAATTAACTCATGGGATGGCAAAATTCTTTCCCATAGGCACGCCTCCATATTATTTCTTGCAGCCCAAGAGTTTATCCCCGAAAAAAGTGAAATTGTATATCAAAATATCACCGGAAATATAGATTCTTTTTTGTCTAAACTACCGGAAACTATGGTTAGTCAGGTTCGAGATGCCGTTGAAGCATTTGAAAATATGACTTTTTTGACCCCAAGCCTCAATTCTTTTTCACAAATGGCAAGCCCAGCTCGCCAAGAATACCTTGAGCGGATGTTTGGTTTAGGCGGTATTTTTCGTTTGGTTGCCAAAACCATACGGGACTTATGCTTGTTTGGGTATTACCAACAAGATAGTTCTTGGGCTTCTATACGCTACTTAGGTCCGATGGTAGCTGAAAGTCGCTCAGTTTCAGAGCAGTATCTAACTTTGGTAGCTTCTTCTGGAGATATTCCTAAGTCATTAATGACAGAATAG
- a CDS encoding GMC family oxidoreductase, which translates to MIFDSRHFKFPLRLRADLCVIGSGAGGSMAAMVAAEAGMRVVVLEPGSFMTPDKMNQREDTMLPKLLWEAGGRTNTDRNIHIYQGKGVGGSTLHNLNLIKRIPTEILQHWIQNRKLNHLPLSAWDSLYAEVESLLSVSGITPEMMNQHNRIFQQGIQQLGWKGGLMKHNRTGCVGSGFCELGCAYDAKNNASKVLIPRLIKANGEVFTHCLATQISHQNGIVDGVKAVVMDPENYRILGEVIVQANQVCLSASATASAAIILRSTIPYPEGTVGQTLRIHPATLVAGEFDVPIRAWEGIPQSFECTEFLNFEQAIAQEKSGKPASSAEKANRLWLIPAFAHPVGTATFLPGYGKEHQTTMERYENIAVITSVLHEHSTGTIKNTGKTEFQIDYQLIPEDKQELVKGLQASAEILFAAGAKKVMIPTYPRLELLTKNDIQKISIENTLENGLELAAVHPMGSIPMGDDSVTAAVDSSGRFRHIKGLWIADGSLFPTSIGVPPQLSIYAMGLHIGKNIATNT; encoded by the coding sequence ATGATTTTTGATAGCAGACATTTTAAGTTTCCACTTCGGTTGCGGGCAGATTTATGCGTTATTGGTTCCGGTGCTGGCGGCAGTATGGCGGCTATGGTAGCCGCAGAAGCAGGTATGCGCGTAGTGGTGTTAGAACCCGGTAGCTTCATGACTCCCGACAAAATGAACCAACGCGAAGACACAATGCTCCCAAAACTACTGTGGGAAGCCGGCGGACGAACTAATACCGATAGAAATATCCATATTTATCAAGGAAAAGGGGTGGGCGGTTCTACCCTGCACAATCTTAACCTCATCAAACGTATCCCTACAGAAATATTACAACACTGGATACAAAACAGAAAGTTAAATCATTTACCACTAAGTGCTTGGGATTCTTTGTATGCTGAAGTAGAATCATTATTGAGTGTTTCAGGTATTACACCAGAAATGATGAATCAACATAACAGGATATTTCAGCAAGGAATACAACAGTTAGGTTGGAAAGGGGGCTTGATGAAACATAACCGTACCGGCTGCGTAGGGAGCGGCTTTTGTGAACTTGGCTGCGCTTATGATGCCAAAAACAATGCCAGCAAAGTCCTTATTCCCAGACTCATAAAAGCAAATGGTGAGGTTTTTACACACTGCTTAGCTACCCAAATTTCGCACCAAAACGGAATTGTGGACGGCGTGAAAGCCGTTGTCATGGACCCAGAAAATTACCGCATTTTAGGAGAAGTAATCGTTCAGGCTAATCAGGTCTGTTTAAGTGCCTCAGCTACTGCCTCTGCCGCTATTATTTTACGTTCAACTATTCCTTATCCAGAAGGAACTGTGGGTCAAACACTTAGGATTCATCCGGCTACATTGGTTGCCGGAGAGTTTGATGTTCCCATACGAGCTTGGGAGGGAATACCACAATCATTTGAATGCACCGAATTTTTGAATTTTGAGCAAGCAATAGCTCAAGAAAAGAGCGGTAAGCCTGCTTCATCGGCAGAAAAAGCAAATCGTCTTTGGCTAATACCGGCATTTGCACATCCTGTGGGAACAGCTACTTTTTTGCCCGGGTACGGAAAAGAACATCAAACTACGATGGAACGATATGAAAATATTGCCGTCATAACCTCAGTACTTCACGAACACTCTACTGGAACTATCAAAAATACCGGAAAAACAGAATTTCAAATTGATTATCAGCTAATTCCGGAAGATAAGCAAGAGTTAGTGAAAGGCTTGCAGGCAAGTGCTGAAATTCTTTTTGCCGCCGGAGCTAAAAAAGTAATGATTCCAACGTACCCACGTCTTGAGCTACTTACGAAAAACGATATTCAGAAAATATCCATCGAAAATACCTTAGAGAATGGCTTAGAATTAGCTGCCGTTCATCCGATGGGATCAATTCCTATGGGAGATGACTCTGTTACAGCAGCCGTGGACTCATCAGGACGTTTTCGGCACATAAAAGGTCTTTGGATCGCCGATGGCTCTCTTTTTCCAACCTCCATTGGAGTACCTCCCCAGCTGTCTATTTATGCAATGGGACTACATATAGGGAAAAATATCGCAACAAATACATAG
- a CDS encoding carboxy terminal-processing peptidase, whose product MRRIAPRSVYYLSFVIGLFCLSQVYAQSQDTIAQASSPLSPEPKHSVACRESIKALQLYHWKKPELNDSLSSQVFDAYLKRIDPNKIYFTKQDVDEFQVFRYALDNDLSTGDLSKVFIIYNKFRIRINERIDLALKLTPKNYDYTTDEIYEYDRSESPWLIEPEIQKLWEKKIKYELLEVRLDSSGSVKTVENRYKNLRKNLYKQKADNVFEFFMNSFTETIEPHTNYFSPRSADDFNISMSQSLEGIGCTLRQDNDYIQITDIVKGGPASRSRQIQINDKILAVAQGDDGEFVDVVGWTTSEAVILIRGPKGTIVRLKMFSAANNKSYQVRLVRDKIILEEQSAKSSILETKQNNTKHKIGVITLPTFYMDWEGMQKGEKNYKSTTRDVRRLIEDLKKEKIEGLVIDLRNNGGGSLVEAIDLSGLFIKEGPVVQVKEASGLLQVHRDNDPEITWNGPLVVLINRFSASASEIFAACLQDYNRGIIVGENSFGKGTVQNMLDLNKLLPFESDKLGQLKITFAKFYRVTGSSTQHKGVIPDISFPTIFSAEEFGESSYPTALPWDQIQPTLFSVLPDITELRQHLLDIHLKRVLNEREYKYLTEDVNAIKKKREQKYVSLNEAQLRKEHQQEDEKNWLRTNERRAAAGLKLLKAGEQPGKDDKAPDFILQESGNILVDMATMMHENPKAMRP is encoded by the coding sequence ATGAGACGAATTGCGCCAAGAAGCGTATATTATTTATCTTTTGTGATAGGGCTGTTTTGCCTCTCGCAAGTGTATGCACAAAGCCAAGACACAATTGCTCAAGCAAGTTCTCCCCTTTCTCCTGAGCCTAAACATTCAGTTGCTTGCAGAGAATCTATCAAAGCATTACAACTATATCATTGGAAAAAGCCGGAGTTAAACGATTCCCTTTCTTCACAAGTCTTTGATGCTTACCTAAAACGAATAGACCCCAACAAAATATACTTTACCAAACAAGATGTAGATGAATTTCAGGTATTTCGATATGCCCTTGATAATGATTTATCTACCGGAGACCTAAGTAAGGTGTTCATCATTTACAATAAATTTCGCATCAGAATTAACGAACGAATAGATTTAGCCCTCAAGCTAACTCCCAAAAATTATGATTACACTACTGATGAAATATATGAATACGACCGCAGCGAGTCTCCGTGGCTAATTGAACCGGAAATACAAAAGTTGTGGGAGAAAAAAATAAAATATGAACTATTAGAAGTTCGCTTAGATAGCAGCGGCAGCGTAAAAACAGTCGAAAACAGATATAAAAATCTGCGTAAAAATTTATACAAACAGAAAGCCGACAATGTATTCGAGTTTTTTATGAATAGTTTCACCGAAACAATAGAGCCACATACAAACTATTTTTCACCGCGTTCTGCTGACGACTTTAATATCTCCATGAGCCAGTCATTAGAAGGTATTGGTTGCACATTACGTCAAGATAATGACTACATCCAAATAACCGATATTGTGAAAGGCGGGCCTGCCAGCCGTAGCAGACAAATCCAGATTAATGACAAAATCTTAGCTGTTGCCCAAGGAGATGACGGAGAATTTGTAGATGTAGTAGGCTGGACGACCTCGGAAGCCGTTATCCTCATCCGAGGCCCCAAAGGAACTATCGTCCGCCTAAAAATGTTCTCGGCTGCAAACAACAAAAGCTATCAAGTTCGCTTAGTAAGAGATAAAATTATCTTAGAAGAACAATCAGCCAAAAGCTCCATCCTTGAAACAAAACAAAACAATACGAAACATAAAATCGGAGTCATCACCTTACCCACTTTTTATATGGATTGGGAAGGAATGCAAAAAGGAGAAAAAAACTACAAAAGCACAACACGAGACGTTCGCCGGCTGATAGAAGATCTCAAAAAAGAAAAAATAGAAGGCTTAGTCATTGACCTACGGAATAACGGAGGAGGCTCATTAGTGGAAGCCATTGATTTATCCGGTTTATTCATCAAAGAAGGGCCGGTCGTTCAGGTTAAAGAAGCCAGCGGACTTTTGCAGGTGCATCGAGATAATGACCCCGAAATCACTTGGAATGGACCACTTGTGGTGCTTATCAACCGTTTTAGCGCATCTGCCTCCGAAATATTTGCCGCCTGCTTGCAAGACTATAACAGAGGAATTATCGTAGGAGAAAATTCTTTTGGAAAAGGAACAGTCCAGAATATGCTGGATCTAAATAAGCTACTCCCATTTGAAAGCGATAAATTAGGACAATTAAAAATCACTTTTGCAAAATTTTATAGAGTTACCGGCAGCAGCACCCAACACAAAGGCGTAATCCCTGATATAAGTTTCCCAACAATTTTTTCTGCCGAAGAATTTGGGGAAAGTTCATACCCAACTGCCCTACCCTGGGACCAAATTCAGCCTACGCTATTTTCTGTACTTCCTGATATTACCGAACTGCGTCAGCATCTTTTAGATATACACTTAAAAAGAGTTTTGAACGAAAGAGAATATAAATACCTAACCGAAGATGTAAATGCCATTAAGAAGAAACGGGAGCAAAAATATGTTTCTCTCAATGAAGCACAATTACGCAAAGAGCATCAGCAAGAAGATGAAAAGAACTGGCTTCGAACGAACGAAAGACGTGCCGCCGCCGGATTAAAACTACTGAAAGCCGGAGAGCAACCCGGAAAAGACGATAAAGCACCGGATTTTATTTTGCAAGAAAGTGGAAATATCTTGGTAGATATGGCCACCATGATGCACGAAAACCCAAAAGCAATGCGGCCTTAA